The following are from one region of the Littorina saxatilis isolate snail1 linkage group LG2, US_GU_Lsax_2.0, whole genome shotgun sequence genome:
- the LOC138959033 gene encoding uncharacterized protein has translation MKDRDTGRSHDVAAAGTCITRHTVDEEHVGPGHSSREVSSLRVVGAADVGGDGVVDYGAVGSHAEVMNQLARECCREQYQVETDCDDTSMDERPQAPMDPPHSVIVKRHYSLNGSSRSRLHCQFAPVPGSVLYAEPLYGCKCTACDEAMGGEIHASLAHTLNQDLPKFPVNSKLKVQLGDHVVIKGERTGRIRYIGHLDKIGQPNMVFVGLELDAPVGRHDGFFNGKRYFFCNKDHGIFLPLHDIVCKVQPKKTTSMEENSAKDKRETSSRKTSSWSSRNCKHEKDVTKGTETSSKPLTSSTQSEEEKEKEGAGESLPLSTWSEKQIELEVEVEKEDGGTSRLTIEEAV, from the exons ATGAAGGACCGCGACACAGGCCGCAGCCATGATGTTGCCGCTGCTGGCACGTGCATCAC TCGACATACAGTTGACGAAGAGCATGTAGGTCCCGGACACAGTAGCCGTGAAGTATCCAGTCTTCGGGTCGTAGGCGCCGCCGATGTTGGTGGTGACGGTGTCGTAGACTATGGTGCCGTGGGAAGCCACGCTGAAGTT ATGAATCAGCTAGCACGCGAGTGTTGCCGTGAGCAGTACCAGGTGGAGACTGACTGTGATGACACTTCCATGGACGAGCGTCCTCAGGCTCCCATGGACCCTCCCCACAGCGTCATTGTCAAGCGACACTATTCGCTCAATGG GAGCAGCAGGAGTCGCCTACACTGTCAGTTCGCCCCAGTGCCAGGCAGCGTGCTGTACGCAGAGCCTCTATACGGCTGCAAGTGCACGGCCTGTGACGAAGCCATGGGCGGGGAGATCCACGCATCCCTGGCCCACACGCTCAACCAGGACCTGCCCAAGTTCCCTGTCAA CTCCAAGCTAAAGGTGCAGTTGGGTGACCACGTGGTGATCAAGGGGGAGAGAACAGGACGCATCCGTTACATCGGTCACCTGGACAAGATCGGTCAACCCAACATGGTCTTCGTCGGCCTGGAGCTTGATGCGCCAG TGGGGAGGCATGATGGCTTCTTCAACGGAAAGCGTTACTTCTTCTGTAACAAGGATCATGGGATATTCCTGCCTCTCCACGACATTGTATGTAAAGTACAGCCAAAG AAAACTACGTCCATGGAGGAGAATTCGGCgaaagacaagagagagacGTCCTCTCGGAAGACGTCCTCATGGTCCTCAAGGAACTGTAAACACGAAAAGGACGTCACAAAGGGTACAGAGACGTCATCAAAGCCGTTGACGTCATCCACGCAGAGCGAGGAGGAAAAGGAGAAAGAGGGTGCGGGGGAGTCTCTACCCCTCTCCACCTGGTCGGAAAAACAGATCGAGTTGGAGGTGGAAGTGGAGAAAGAGGATGGAGGGACGTCCAGGTTGACAAT